The Asticcacaulis excentricus genome has a segment encoding these proteins:
- a CDS encoding NYN domain-containing protein, with protein sequence MSFYPTDKIALFIDGANLYSAAKALNFDIDYRKLLDEFRKRGVLLRAYYYTALVEGDDYSPIRPLVDWLDYNGFALITKTAKEYTDAQGRKRWRGDMDIEIACDMMEIADHADHLVLFSGDGDFRRLIEAVQRKGCRVTVVSTVKSQPPMTSDELRRQADTFVDLADLASVVGRPRQQPANTRHDEFED encoded by the coding sequence ATGAGTTTTTATCCCACCGACAAGATTGCTCTGTTTATTGATGGCGCCAACCTCTACTCGGCAGCCAAGGCTCTTAACTTCGATATTGATTACCGCAAGCTTCTCGATGAGTTTCGTAAACGCGGCGTTCTGTTGCGGGCCTACTATTACACGGCGTTGGTCGAAGGCGACGACTATTCGCCGATCCGCCCGCTGGTGGACTGGCTGGACTATAACGGTTTTGCCCTGATTACCAAGACCGCCAAAGAATATACGGATGCGCAGGGGCGCAAGCGGTGGCGCGGCGATATGGATATCGAAATCGCCTGCGACATGATGGAAATTGCTGACCACGCTGACCATCTGGTGCTATTCTCCGGCGATGGCGACTTCCGCCGCCTGATCGAAGCGGTGCAGCGCAAGGGCTGTCGCGTTACGGTCGTTTCGACCGTCAAGTCGCAACCGCCTATGACCTCCGATGAACTGCGCCGTCAGGCCGACACCTTTGTCGATCTGGCCGATCTGGCCAGCGTCGTCGGCCGCCCCCGTCAGCAGCCCGCTAATACGCGCCACGACGAGTTTGAGGATTAA
- a CDS encoding pyridoxine 5'-phosphate synthase: MNRIRLGINIDHIATVRNARGGHAPDPVRGARQVLEAGVDGITAHLREDRRHVLDKDIWALKAVCDAFGKPLNFEMAVTDEMIGIALDLKPHACCLVPERRQERTTEGGLDVAGNIDVVGPAVARLNAAGIRTSLFIATDPLQVSAASNIGAPVVEFHTGALCDAWREGERSIVESEMKKLEWAAHMAAEVGIEVHAGHGIDYDTVTFISRVPQIKELNIGHFLIGEAIFVGLEASVSRMRHLMDAARL, from the coding sequence ATGAACCGCATCCGTCTGGGTATCAATATCGACCACATCGCCACGGTGCGCAATGCGCGCGGCGGCCATGCGCCTGACCCGGTGCGCGGCGCGCGCCAGGTGCTTGAGGCCGGGGTCGATGGCATCACGGCGCACCTGCGCGAAGATCGCCGCCACGTGCTCGATAAGGATATCTGGGCGCTGAAAGCCGTCTGTGATGCGTTTGGAAAGCCGCTGAATTTCGAGATGGCGGTGACCGATGAGATGATCGGCATTGCGCTCGATCTCAAGCCGCACGCCTGCTGTCTGGTGCCCGAACGGCGTCAGGAACGCACCACCGAAGGCGGTCTGGATGTGGCGGGTAATATAGACGTCGTGGGGCCCGCGGTCGCGCGGCTCAATGCGGCGGGTATCCGTACCTCGCTGTTTATTGCCACCGACCCGCTTCAGGTATCGGCAGCGTCGAACATCGGCGCGCCCGTGGTCGAATTCCACACGGGGGCCCTGTGCGACGCCTGGCGCGAAGGTGAACGCTCCATCGTCGAATCCGAGATGAAGAAGCTCGAATGGGCGGCGCACATGGCGGCCGAGGTCGGCATAGAGGTCCATGCGGGCCACGGCATCGACTATGATACCGTGACCTTTATTTCGCGTGTGCCTCAGATCAAAGAACTGAATATCGGCCACTTCCTGATCGGTGAAGCCATCTTTGTGGGGCTTGAGGCTTCGGTCAGCCGTATGCGGCACCTGATGGACGCTGCGCGCCTATGA
- the rnc gene encoding ribonuclease III: MTRMQRDASGHRQKVLDELEAKLGYRFADRQLLDSALTHASVSDGRPKKTVSGDNERLEFLGDRVLGLLVAEALMQAFPQAAEGEMSQRLHGLVSRETCAAVATSLGVGAAMRLAPGETKSGGRSNLTILGDACEALIAAVYLDGGFETARRIFAPLWQPHIRASHSRSHLNPKSHLQEWAAQQKLASPKYEIVERTGPDHAPIFKVALTLEGYDPVVASGKSRQDAEKAAALSFIEHAGLN; the protein is encoded by the coding sequence ATGACACGTATGCAAAGGGATGCCTCCGGTCATCGGCAGAAGGTGCTGGATGAACTGGAGGCGAAACTCGGATACCGCTTTGCGGACCGTCAACTGCTCGACAGCGCGCTTACCCACGCCAGTGTCAGCGATGGGCGCCCCAAAAAGACCGTCTCCGGCGATAATGAGCGGCTGGAGTTTCTTGGGGATCGCGTGCTGGGCCTGCTGGTGGCCGAAGCCCTGATGCAGGCCTTTCCGCAGGCCGCCGAAGGGGAGATGTCGCAACGCCTGCACGGGCTGGTCAGCCGCGAAACCTGCGCGGCGGTGGCCACGTCTCTGGGCGTCGGGGCGGCCATGCGTCTGGCCCCCGGCGAAACCAAAAGCGGCGGGCGCTCCAACCTGACCATTCTGGGCGATGCCTGTGAGGCCCTGATCGCAGCGGTCTATCTCGACGGCGGTTTTGAGACGGCGCGGCGCATCTTCGCCCCCCTGTGGCAACCGCATATCCGCGCCAGCCACTCCCGTTCGCACCTGAACCCCAAGTCGCACCTTCAGGAATGGGCCGCGCAGCAGAAGCTGGCTTCACCGAAATATGAGATCGTGGAACGCACTGGTCCCGATCATGCCCCTATCTTTAAGGTCGCGCTCACGCTAGAAGGCTATGATCCCGTCGTCGCCAGCGGCAAGTCCCGTCAGGACGCCGAAAAGGCGGCGGCCCTCAGCTTTATCGAACACGCAGGTCTTAATTGA
- the pyrE gene encoding orotate phosphoribosyltransferase, with product MTSEDVINEFRDANALREGHFVLSSGLHSPLFLQKNLVFMNADRCERLCKALAEKIVAQAGSVDVAISPAVGGIIPGYETARHLKVPSMYVERVEGEFKLRRGFHIEPGAKVVMVEDIVTTGLSSRECIAAIQALGGEVVAAACIVDRSGGKADVGVPLISLASLEVPAYPADALPPELAAIPVQDPGSRRLSQKA from the coding sequence ATGACCTCTGAAGACGTGATCAATGAATTCCGTGACGCCAATGCCCTGAGAGAGGGGCATTTCGTGTTGTCGAGCGGGCTGCATTCGCCGCTGTTCCTGCAAAAAAACCTCGTCTTCATGAATGCCGACCGCTGTGAGCGCCTGTGCAAGGCGCTGGCCGAAAAGATCGTGGCGCAGGCCGGTAGCGTCGATGTGGCGATTTCGCCGGCCGTGGGCGGCATCATTCCCGGCTATGAGACGGCGCGGCACCTGAAGGTCCCGTCCATGTATGTCGAGCGCGTCGAGGGTGAGTTCAAGCTGCGTCGCGGCTTCCACATCGAACCCGGTGCGAAAGTGGTCATGGTCGAAGACATCGTCACCACCGGCCTGTCGTCGCGCGAATGTATCGCGGCCATTCAGGCGCTGGGCGGCGAAGTCGTCGCGGCGGCCTGTATCGTTGACCGGTCGGGGGGCAAGGCAGATGTCGGCGTGCCGCTGATCTCGCTGGCCAGCCTCGAAGTCCCGGCCTATCCCGCCGATGCCCTGCCGCCGGAACTGGCCGCTATTCCGGTGCAGGACCCCGGCAGCCGTCGTCTGTCGCAAAAGGCCTGA
- the acpS gene encoding holo-ACP synthase, translating into MILGVGMDLTDARRIRQSVERFGQKFLDRVFTPAEQAYALSKTPVHPTLAKRFAAKEAVMKALGSGLRGFHFTDIEVRNDALGKPEVTLKSGALDRLQALLPQGCAARIHLSLTDEGDLAGAYVIIEALPE; encoded by the coding sequence ATGATCCTTGGCGTGGGCATGGACCTGACCGACGCACGGCGCATCCGGCAATCGGTCGAACGTTTCGGTCAGAAATTCCTCGACCGCGTGTTCACGCCCGCCGAGCAGGCCTATGCCCTGTCGAAAACGCCGGTGCATCCGACCCTGGCCAAGCGTTTCGCCGCCAAGGAGGCGGTGATGAAGGCGCTGGGCAGCGGTTTGCGCGGCTTTCATTTCACCGACATAGAGGTGCGCAATGATGCGCTGGGCAAGCCTGAGGTGACACTTAAAAGCGGCGCGCTTGACCGGCTTCAGGCGCTGTTACCGCAGGGCTGCGCGGCGCGCATCCACCTCAGCCTGACGGATGAGGGCGATCTGGCCGGGGCCTATGTGATTATCGAGGCGCTCCCTGAATAA
- a CDS encoding DMT family transporter has protein sequence MSAASSPVASPSALSRWSGYALALAGAFLFATKGIFIKLAYAYQVDASTLLTLRLLIATPFFIAVGLITRYRQRKAAPLSGSLYLKALAVGALGYWFASYTDFEGLVHLSPQFERLILFTYPLFVILLGAWLFRQPLKILALPAFGIAYAGLALVFWSEAGSGGPDVAIGAGWVMASSVAFALYLLLAKPLIAQMGAALFTSVGMVGAAIATFIHFGLTHQASAIPADPGLWGLALGLAIGATVLPGYLVSFALARISSQANAVIGFINPIFTMGLSVLILKESLSLIDLIGTALVLGGVGLYTWLEQRPQRPRSL, from the coding sequence ATGTCCGCTGCGTCCTCTCCTGTTGCGTCCCCGTCCGCCCTGTCGCGCTGGAGCGGCTATGCTCTGGCTCTGGCCGGGGCCTTTCTGTTCGCCACCAAGGGCATCTTTATCAAGCTGGCCTATGCCTATCAGGTCGATGCCTCGACTCTGCTGACCCTGCGGCTTCTCATCGCCACGCCGTTCTTTATAGCCGTCGGCCTGATCACCCGCTATCGCCAGCGCAAGGCCGCGCCCCTGTCGGGCAGCCTGTACCTCAAGGCGCTGGCGGTTGGCGCGCTGGGCTACTGGTTCGCCAGCTATACCGATTTCGAAGGGTTGGTGCACCTGTCGCCGCAGTTTGAACGCCTGATCCTGTTCACCTACCCTCTGTTCGTCATCCTTCTGGGCGCGTGGTTGTTCCGTCAGCCACTGAAGATACTGGCCCTGCCCGCCTTTGGAATTGCCTATGCCGGTCTGGCCCTCGTCTTCTGGTCGGAAGCGGGCAGCGGCGGACCGGACGTCGCCATCGGTGCCGGCTGGGTCATGGCCTCCTCGGTCGCCTTCGCCCTTTATCTGCTGCTGGCCAAGCCTTTGATCGCGCAAATGGGCGCCGCCCTGTTTACCTCGGTGGGCATGGTGGGGGCGGCCATCGCCACCTTCATCCATTTCGGCCTGACGCATCAGGCCAGCGCCATACCGGCCGATCCGGGACTGTGGGGGCTGGCGCTCGGTCTGGCTATCGGCGCGACCGTCCTGCCCGGCTATCTGGTGAGCTTCGCTCTGGCGCGCATCAGTTCTCAGGCCAATGCCGTCATCGGCTTCATCAATCCCATCTTCACCATGGGACTGAGCGTGCTCATCCTGAAAGAAAGTCTCTCACTGATCGACCTGATCGGCACTGCACTTGTGCTGGGCGGCGTCGGGCTCTACACTTGGCTGGAACAGCGCCCTCAGCGGCCTAGATCATTATGA
- a CDS encoding RelA/SpoT family protein translates to MPSMTDKAQAPKPAPTPAPKRRFLRQMELIDRVAAYDPTVDEALLNRAYVYAMRMHGAQLRASGDPYFAHPIEVAGILTDYKLDAAAIVTALLHDTIEDTPATREEIASLFGEEIAQLVEGVTKLTRLELKSEYTKQSENLRKFILAISKDVRVLLVKLADRLHNMRTLQYVPEHKRERISRETLEVYAPLARQIGCNRFATELEDLAFTFINPRGRAAILQRLADLRDQKGAAVADIARDIQDTLSVAGIRARVSGREKSPYSIWRKLQRKSIGFSQLSDIVAFRVIVNSPDDCYLSLGVLHRKWPCVQDRFKDFISTPKSNNYQSLHTTVIGHKGARIEMQIRTEVMDRVAEEGLAAHWGYKNQSYGFDEAAATQWAERNPIANLRAIVQIAENGGDSDEWVEHAKLEMFLDQVFCFSPKGRLISLPRGAMPLDFAYAVHTEVGDKAIGAVINGEHKPLRTPLQNGDQVEIITGVEARVNPDWQSLTITGRARAAIRRSIRQTQRDDFIRMGRSALERGAAQVEKTLTDMSWRPAFERFQVQSEDELFELCGRGKIAPAKVLEALFPGLKLPATLTTDSFSRIKDGEDATAFVRGHALRLQQKIVFSRCCTPVPGDRIVGIVEGAVVHVHSIECEQLESYEGQKEVWIDLQWTLNAEKNTVSPARIRANMRNKPGVLGQVCTLIGEAKGNIVNIRLSNQQVDFLDAEFEVEVLDARHLTNITAAIRTNPSVEGVERIRG, encoded by the coding sequence ATGCCGTCAATGACGGATAAGGCGCAGGCTCCCAAGCCTGCGCCTACCCCCGCTCCGAAGCGTCGTTTCCTGCGTCAGATGGAGCTGATCGACCGCGTCGCCGCCTATGATCCGACCGTCGATGAGGCGCTGCTCAACCGTGCCTATGTCTATGCCATGCGGATGCACGGCGCGCAGTTGCGCGCTTCGGGCGACCCCTATTTCGCCCATCCGATCGAGGTGGCGGGGATTCTCACCGACTACAAGCTGGACGCGGCCGCCATTGTCACGGCGCTGCTGCACGACACCATCGAGGACACGCCTGCCACGCGCGAGGAAATCGCTTCGCTGTTTGGCGAAGAGATCGCGCAACTGGTCGAAGGCGTCACCAAGCTGACGCGGCTGGAGCTGAAGTCCGAATATACCAAGCAGTCGGAAAACCTGCGCAAATTCATTCTGGCCATTTCCAAGGACGTGCGCGTGCTGTTGGTCAAGCTGGCCGACCGTCTGCACAATATGCGCACCCTGCAATACGTGCCGGAGCACAAGCGTGAGCGCATTTCGCGCGAGACGCTGGAGGTTTATGCGCCGCTGGCCCGGCAGATCGGTTGCAACCGCTTCGCTACTGAGCTGGAAGACCTGGCCTTCACCTTTATCAATCCGCGCGGGCGGGCGGCGATCCTGCAAAGACTGGCCGATCTGCGCGATCAAAAGGGCGCAGCGGTTGCCGATATTGCTCGCGACATTCAGGACACGCTGTCGGTCGCCGGTATCCGGGCGCGGGTGTCGGGTCGGGAGAAATCGCCCTATTCGATCTGGCGCAAGCTGCAACGCAAGTCGATTGGATTCTCACAACTGTCGGATATTGTGGCGTTTCGCGTCATCGTCAATAGCCCGGACGACTGCTACCTGTCTCTGGGCGTGCTGCACCGCAAGTGGCCCTGCGTGCAGGACCGCTTCAAAGACTTTATCTCGACGCCGAAATCCAACAATTACCAGTCCCTGCACACCACCGTTATCGGCCATAAGGGCGCGCGCATCGAAATGCAGATCCGCACCGAGGTGATGGACCGCGTGGCCGAAGAGGGGCTGGCGGCGCACTGGGGCTATAAGAACCAGTCCTATGGTTTCGATGAGGCGGCGGCGACGCAATGGGCTGAGCGTAACCCCATCGCCAATCTGCGCGCCATCGTGCAGATCGCCGAAAATGGTGGAGATTCCGATGAATGGGTCGAACACGCCAAGCTGGAAATGTTCCTTGATCAGGTCTTCTGCTTCTCGCCCAAGGGCCGCCTGATCTCCCTGCCGCGCGGGGCCATGCCCCTCGACTTCGCCTACGCGGTGCATACCGAGGTGGGCGACAAGGCCATCGGCGCCGTCATCAATGGCGAGCACAAGCCGCTGCGCACGCCCTTGCAGAACGGCGATCAGGTCGAAATCATCACCGGCGTCGAAGCGCGGGTGAACCCGGATTGGCAGTCCCTGACCATTACCGGTCGCGCGCGCGCCGCCATCCGCCGCAGCATCCGTCAGACCCAGCGCGACGACTTCATCCGTATGGGGCGCTCGGCGCTGGAACGCGGGGCGGCGCAGGTCGAAAAGACCCTAACCGACATGTCCTGGCGTCCGGCCTTTGAACGCTTTCAGGTGCAGAGCGAAGACGAGCTGTTTGAGCTGTGTGGCCGTGGCAAGATCGCGCCGGCCAAGGTGCTGGAGGCCCTGTTCCCCGGCCTGAAACTGCCCGCCACCCTGACCACGGATTCCTTCAGCCGCATCAAGGATGGTGAAGACGCCACGGCCTTTGTGCGCGGCCATGCCCTAAGGCTGCAGCAGAAGATCGTCTTTTCGCGCTGCTGCACGCCGGTGCCGGGCGACCGTATCGTCGGCATTGTCGAAGGCGCGGTGGTCCACGTCCATTCCATCGAATGCGAGCAACTTGAGTCCTATGAGGGACAAAAAGAGGTGTGGATCGACCTGCAATGGACGCTCAACGCCGAAAAGAACACCGTCTCGCCCGCCCGTATCCGCGCCAATATGCGCAACAAGCCGGGTGTTCTGGGGCAGGTTTGTACCCTGATCGGTGAGGCGAAAGGCAATATCGTCAATATCCGACTGTCCAATCAGCAGGTCGATTTCCTCGATGCCGAATTCGAAGTCGAGGTGCTGGATGCCCGCCACCTGACCAATATTACGGCCGCCATCCGCACCAATCCCTCGGTCGAAGGGGTTGAGCGGATCAGAGGCTGA
- the dapA gene encoding 4-hydroxy-tetrahydrodipicolinate synthase, translating to MSNLDALPLFSGVITALVTPFKNGEVDYAAFKQLVETQIKAGVHGLVPVGTTGETSTLSMEEHKEIVRLCVEVAAGRVKVIAGAGSNNTAEALELARHAKTVGADAVLVVVPYYNKPSQEGLYQHFKALNDSVEIPVMLYNVPGRTVIDISNDTIVRLSKLPNIVGIKDATGDLVRMSQLRIAIEPGFSFISGDDPTLLGYMAHGGHGVISVTSNVAPAEMVALYNAAKAGDFATARTWQDKLIKLHKVLFADASPSPTKYALSRLGQTTDEVRLPIVPCAESVRPLVDEAMKAAGL from the coding sequence ATGTCGAACCTTGATGCCCTGCCCCTGTTTTCCGGCGTAATTACCGCGCTGGTGACACCGTTCAAAAACGGTGAGGTGGACTATGCGGCGTTCAAACAACTGGTGGAGACGCAGATCAAGGCGGGTGTGCACGGTCTGGTGCCCGTGGGCACGACGGGCGAAACCTCGACCCTGTCGATGGAGGAGCACAAGGAAATCGTGCGCCTGTGCGTCGAAGTCGCCGCCGGGCGGGTCAAGGTCATCGCCGGGGCCGGGTCGAACAACACCGCCGAGGCGCTGGAGCTGGCGCGTCATGCCAAGACGGTCGGCGCCGATGCCGTGCTGGTCGTTGTGCCCTATTACAACAAGCCGTCTCAGGAAGGTTTGTATCAGCATTTCAAGGCGCTGAACGATTCGGTTGAGATACCGGTGATGCTGTACAACGTGCCCGGCCGCACGGTGATCGACATTTCAAATGACACCATTGTGCGCTTGTCGAAGCTACCCAACATCGTTGGTATCAAGGACGCCACCGGTGATCTGGTGCGCATGAGCCAGTTGCGAATCGCTATCGAACCCGGCTTCTCGTTCATCTCCGGCGATGATCCGACGCTTCTCGGCTATATGGCGCACGGCGGTCACGGCGTGATTTCGGTGACCTCCAATGTTGCACCGGCGGAGATGGTGGCACTCTATAATGCCGCGAAGGCAGGTGATTTCGCCACCGCCCGGACCTGGCAGGACAAGCTGATCAAGCTGCACAAGGTGCTGTTTGCCGATGCGTCTCCGTCCCCCACCAAATACGCCCTGAGCCGTCTGGGTCAGACGACTGACGAGGTACGCCTGCCCATCGTGCCCTGCGCCGAATCCGTGCGGCCGCTGGTCGATGAGGCCATGAAAGCCGCGGGGCTCTGA
- the lepB gene encoding signal peptidase I: MSAEDKVTEDVAVEKDIVESDEKSTVKDEWSDIIKTVAIALIITLVFRTLFFQPFTIPSASMEPNLYEGDYIVVRKWDYGYSKHSIQFSPPVISGRIFEKQAKRGDIVVFKLPSNTKVDYIKRVIGLPGDRVQVKNGQVFINDQPVTTIDKGPISAGITYATPDVEVMQEDLPDGATHLTQDMGYKPEADDTQEFTVPEGQYFVMGDNRDNSLDSRFSPADPFQPGVGFVPAENLEGKAVMVLISWNKGASLFKPWTWLDLRWDRFFKSLK, translated from the coding sequence ATGAGCGCTGAGGACAAGGTTACGGAAGACGTGGCCGTAGAAAAAGATATTGTCGAAAGCGACGAAAAGTCGACGGTTAAGGACGAATGGTCGGATATTATTAAGACCGTGGCGATCGCCCTGATCATCACTCTGGTTTTCCGCACGCTGTTTTTCCAGCCCTTCACCATCCCGTCGGCCTCAATGGAGCCCAACCTCTATGAGGGCGACTACATTGTGGTGCGCAAGTGGGACTATGGCTATTCGAAGCACTCCATCCAGTTTTCGCCGCCGGTGATTTCGGGCCGCATTTTCGAAAAGCAGGCCAAGCGCGGCGACATCGTGGTGTTCAAGCTGCCCAGCAACACCAAGGTCGATTACATCAAGCGCGTCATCGGCCTGCCCGGCGACCGCGTTCAGGTGAAGAATGGTCAGGTCTTTATCAATGATCAGCCGGTGACCACCATCGACAAGGGGCCGATCTCCGCCGGTATCACCTATGCGACGCCGGATGTTGAGGTGATGCAGGAAGACCTTCCTGACGGCGCAACCCACCTCACGCAGGATATGGGTTATAAGCCCGAAGCCGACGATACGCAGGAATTTACCGTCCCCGAAGGTCAGTATTTCGTGATGGGCGACAACCGCGACAACTCGCTCGACAGCCGTTTCTCGCCCGCCGATCCGTTCCAGCCGGGCGTTGGCTTCGTGCCCGCCGAAAACCTTGAGGGCAAGGCGGTTATGGTGCTGATCTCGTGGAACAAGGGGGCCTCGCTGTTCAAGCCGTGGACGTGGCTCGACCTGCGCTGGGACCGTTTCTTCAAGTCCCTGAAATAA
- a CDS encoding PIN domain-containing protein, which yields MIGLDTNVIVRYIMQDDPAQAALASALIEGLTDDQPGFVSVVTCVETVWVLTRSYKLTRDAIIETLEILLGAYQLRFEHKPDLYRALADYKAGKADFSDALIHRLNLSAGCERTLTFDVAAAEHAGMTLITPE from the coding sequence ATGATCGGGCTCGATACCAACGTGATCGTTCGCTACATCATGCAGGACGATCCGGCCCAGGCCGCTCTGGCTTCGGCGCTGATCGAAGGCCTGACCGACGATCAGCCGGGTTTTGTATCGGTGGTGACCTGTGTCGAAACCGTGTGGGTGCTGACGCGCAGTTATAAACTCACCCGCGACGCCATCATTGAGACGCTGGAGATTTTACTGGGGGCCTATCAGCTCCGTTTTGAGCATAAGCCAGACCTCTATCGCGCGCTTGCCGATTACAAAGCCGGCAAGGCGGACTTTTCTGACGCCCTGATCCATCGGCTAAACCTGAGCGCTGGATGCGAGAGGACCCTGACCTTTGATGTGGCGGCGGCGGAGCACGCGGGCATGACCCTCATCACGCCGGAATAA
- a CDS encoding AbrB/MazE/SpoVT family DNA-binding domain-containing protein — translation MSTATLTTKGQITIPAEVRKAMSVSQGDRVEFVEIEPGKFLLCAATRSMTELKGRFGKPDRPVSVEEMNEAIGQAASGK, via the coding sequence ATGAGTACCGCAACGCTCACCACCAAAGGTCAGATCACCATTCCCGCTGAGGTGCGCAAGGCCATGTCGGTCAGTCAGGGCGACCGGGTGGAATTCGTCGAGATCGAACCCGGAAAGTTTCTGCTGTGCGCCGCCACGCGGTCCATGACAGAACTCAAGGGCCGCTTTGGCAAGCCGGACCGCCCCGTCAGCGTCGAAGAGATGAATGAGGCCATCGGACAGGCTGCGTCCGGCAAATGA
- the smpB gene encoding SsrA-binding protein SmpB, with translation MAEKEQSNYKVIADNRRARFDYFLENNTEAGIVLTGTEVKSLRQGRANIAESYVSIENGDELVLINADIPHYGFANRFNHEPRRHRKLLMHRREIARFMIAVQREGMTIVPTKLYFNDKGRVKVEIALAKGKKLHDKRETEAKRDWGREKARLLKDHG, from the coding sequence TTGGCCGAAAAAGAGCAATCCAACTATAAGGTCATCGCCGATAACCGGCGGGCGCGCTTCGACTATTTCCTCGAAAACAATACCGAGGCGGGCATCGTCCTGACCGGCACCGAGGTCAAGTCGCTGCGTCAGGGTCGCGCCAATATCGCCGAATCGTACGTCTCGATCGAAAATGGCGATGAGCTGGTGCTGATCAATGCCGATATTCCGCACTATGGCTTTGCCAACCGCTTCAATCATGAGCCGCGCCGCCATCGCAAGCTGCTGATGCACCGGCGTGAGATCGCGCGCTTCATGATCGCCGTGCAGCGCGAAGGCATGACCATCGTGCCGACGAAGCTCTATTTCAATGACAAGGGCAGGGTGAAGGTCGAGATCGCGCTGGCCAAGGGCAAGAAGCTGCACGACAAGCGCGAGACGGAAGCGAAGCGAGATTGGGGCCGCGAAAAGGCCCGTCTGTTGAAGGACCACGGATAA
- the rpoZ gene encoding DNA-directed RNA polymerase subunit omega yields MARVTVEDCVEKVDNRFNLVLLAAHRARAISSGASILLDRDNDKNPVVALREIAEDKLPPESLTESLIASLQRVDERTEAEEEAETLALLADPQHQQMSESELIRALQSDRDGGQEERY; encoded by the coding sequence ATGGCTCGCGTCACCGTCGAAGATTGCGTCGAGAAAGTCGATAACCGTTTCAATCTGGTGCTGCTGGCGGCGCATCGCGCCCGCGCCATCTCTTCGGGTGCCTCGATCCTGCTCGACCGCGACAACGACAAGAACCCGGTCGTGGCCCTGCGTGAGATCGCCGAGGACAAGCTGCCGCCGGAAAGCCTGACCGAAAGCCTGATTGCCTCGCTGCAGCGCGTCGATGAGCGCACCGAGGCCGAGGAAGAGGCCGAAACCCTGGCCCTGCTGGCTGATCCGCAGCACCAGCAGATGTCGGAAAGCGAGCTGATCCGCGCGCTTCAGTCCGATCGTGACGGCGGTCAGGAAGAACGCTACTAA
- the folK gene encoding 2-amino-4-hydroxy-6-hydroxymethyldihydropteridine diphosphokinase translates to MSKTVAALSAIRPDIYIAYGANLPHEYLNPLQALERVVKRLCLDDIKVTRISSLWRSQAWPDPDHPPYHNAVMAVCTTLKPDDLLAHLHALEAETGRVRGEKSNLPRVLDLDLIVYGDVVRQGDLVLPHPRAHERGFVMGPMAEIAPDWRHPALGLSARELYARVTVGTDAYPAEDTSALLERNDF, encoded by the coding sequence ATGTCTAAAACAGTAGCGGCGTTATCGGCGATCCGGCCTGACATCTACATTGCCTATGGCGCGAATTTGCCTCACGAGTATTTAAATCCTTTGCAGGCCTTGGAGAGGGTTGTCAAGCGCTTGTGCCTTGATGACATAAAGGTTACGCGGATTTCATCCCTGTGGCGCTCTCAGGCCTGGCCGGACCCGGACCATCCACCTTACCACAACGCTGTCATGGCGGTTTGCACCACTTTGAAACCGGACGATTTACTCGCGCACTTACACGCGCTGGAGGCCGAAACCGGTCGCGTGCGGGGCGAAAAAAGCAATCTGCCGCGCGTGCTTGATCTCGACTTGATTGTCTATGGCGATGTCGTGCGACAAGGCGACCTGGTCCTGCCGCATCCGCGCGCCCATGAGCGGGGCTTCGTTATGGGGCCGATGGCGGAGATCGCGCCGGACTGGCGGCATCCGGCGTTGGGTTTGAGCGCACGGGAATTGTACGCGCGGGTGACGGTGGGGACGGACGCCTATCCGGCGGAGGATACGTCCGCCTTATTAGAGCGGAATGATTTCTAG